A stretch of DNA from Pseudoalteromonas ruthenica:
GAGTCCGTGATCGTCTCGACCTGCAATCGCACTGAAATATATTGTTCACTTGAGAGCGGTACTCCGGAGCAAGTGTTGCAGTGGCTCGCGCAGTTTCACCAACTTGATAGCAAAGAACTGGCGGAAAACGTGTACAGCTTTGATCACAGCCAAGCTATCTATCATTTGATGAAGGTGGCCTGCGGTCTTGATTCATTAGTACTGGGTGAGCCGCAAATTCTTGGGCAAATAAAACAAGCGTACGCCAGCGCTAAAAAGAATGGCGGCGTTGGGGTCTTATTCGAGCGCTTATTTCAAAAAACGTTCTCTGTCGCGAAACAGGTGCGTACCGAGACGAATATTGGTGCCAGTGCGGTGTCGGTGGCCTACGCTGCAGTGAATTTAGCCAAACATATTTATGGCAAGCTAGATAACACTCGTGTGCTACTCATTGGCGCTGGTGAAACCATTGAGCTGGTTGCCAGACATATTCATCAGCACTCACCCCAATCAATGACTGTTGCCAACCGTACCATCGACCGCGCCCGAAATTTAGCCGACGAGTTCGCCGCTGGCGTGATATCCTTAGCGCAGTTGCCGGAACAATTACCACAGGCCGATATTGTCATCAGCTCAACGGCCAGTACGTTGCCCATTATCGGTAAAGGGGTGATTGAGCAGGCGCTGAAAAAGCGTAAAAACAAACCTATGTTGTTGATTGATATCGCTGTTCCACGGGATATCGAAAGCCAAGTAGCGGAGCTGGATAACGCCTATTTATATTCAGTGGATGACTTGCAAGCGATCGTCAGCGAAAATATGGCAACGCGAGAGCAAGCAGCAAAAGAAGCCGAGCAGATTATCACTGCGCGAGTCAGCGAGTTTGATAATTGGCTAAAGTCTCTCGATTCAGTGGGACTCATCCGCGATTATCGTAATGATGTGACGCAAACGAAAGAACAACTCCTTGAGCGAGCAATGGCTCAGCTAGCCAGTGGCAAAGAGCCAGAGAAAATCATGGTTGAGCTCGCGAATAAACTCACTAATCGACTGATGCATGCGCCTACTAAGGCGATTAAAGATGCGGCCGAGAAAGGCGAAGTGGGGCAGCTGGCACAAATGCAAAAAATGTTAGGAATTAATCAGGAATAACAAACACATGAAAGAGTCGGTATACCGCAAGCTAGAAACCTTAGTGGAGCGTTATGAAGAAGTTCAAGCGCTACTGAGTGATCCTGAAGTGATAGGTGATCAAGATAGGTTTCGTGCTTTATCCAAAGAATATGCAGAATTAGAAGAAGTGGCTAAAGCCTTTACCGGCTATCAGCAAGCACAAGAAGATGTGGGCACAGCACAAGAAATGCTCAAAGATTCCGATCCTGATATGCGTGAAATGGCGCAAGAAGAATACAAAGAAGCAAAAGCTCAAGTGGAGAGCTTAGAAGAGCAATTGCAAGTATTGATGTTGCCTCGCGACCCTCGTGATAACAACAATGTGTTCTTAGAAGTGCGGGCCGGTACGGGCGGTGATGAAGCGGCTATTTTCGCAGGCGATCTATTCCGTATGTACAGCCGCTATGCAGAAACTCAGAAGTGGCAAGTAGAGCTAGTCAGCGCTAACGAAGGTGAACACGGCGGTTATAAAGAGGTGATTGCCAATATCAAAGGCGACGGCGTATACGGTAAGCTAAAGTTTGAATCCGGTGCGCACCGAGTGCAGCGTGTGCCTGAGACGGAATCGCAAGGGCGTGTTCATACCTCTGCATGTACGGTCGCGGTTATGCCTGAGATCCCAGAAGCCGAAGCCATCGAAATTAATACCGCAGATATTAAAGTGGATACCTTCCGCGCCTCGGGTGCCGGTGGACAGCACGTTAACAAAACCGACTCTGCTATTCGTATTACCCACATTCCTACAGGCGTTGTGGTTGAGTGTCAGGATGAACGTTCACAACATAAAAACCGCGCTAAAGCAATGTCGGTTCTTGCTGCTCGCTTAGAGCAAGCGGAAACAGAAAAACGTCAGGCAGAAGAGGCCAGCCAGCGTCGTAACTTGGTGGGCAGTGGCGACCGCTCAGAGCGTATTCGTACATACAATTACCCACAAGGGCGTATTACTGACCACCGTATTAACCTTACCCTGTATCGTTTGAATGAGGTGGTTGCCGGTGATTTAGGCGCTGTGATTGACCCACTATTGATTGAACACCAAGCCGATTTGCTTGCTGCAATGGGTGACGACTAATTGTCGAGTTCGACTATTGATGCCGTGCTGCGTAATGCAGCAACGGCGCTCGCAGACAGCAGTGAATCACCACGCCTAGATGCACAAGTATTATTATTACACGTGTTGCGTAAACCACGCTCCTACCTATTTGCTTGGGGCGATAAGGCCCTCGAAGAGCGTCAACTGCGTGAGTTTGAAAAGCTATTAAGTCAGCGTTTGCAGGGGGTGCCCGTTGCCCACTTAACGGGCACCCGCGAGTTTTGGTCCTTACCATTGGCCGTCAACAGTAGCACCTTAATACCAAGACCCGATACCGAGACGCTTGTTGAACAGGCGTTGGCGCTCGACCTACCTGAGAATGCGCAGGTTTTAGACCTCGGTACAGGCACAGGGGCAATTGCTTTGGCGCTGGCTAGTGAACGTCAGCAATGGCAGGTGCAAGGGGTTGATGCCAGTGCCGATGCCGTTACCTTAGCGATGCACAACCAACAGTCCCTCGGTATTGCAAACGTGCGCATCTACCAGAGCGATTGGTTCAGTGCTATTGCCGCCCAGCGCTTTGACCTTATTGTTAGTAACCCGCCCTATATCGATGAGAGCGACCCTCACCTGAGTGTTGGAGATGTGCGCTATGAACCTCTCAGCGCTTTGGTTGCCAACGACAATGGCTTGGCCGATATTGACCATATCATTGCCCAAGCACGCGCTTATTTGCACCCAGGTGCAACGCTGATGTTAGAGCATGGCTTCGAGCAAGGGCAGGCTGTACGGCAACTGTTGACTAATTACGGGTACGTTAATGCGCGGACAGTGGTCGATTTAGGTCAAAATGAGCGCATCACCTTGGCTGAATACACAACTTAGGCCTATGCTTAGGGAGTGACATTGGTCGTTGATTTTTAAAAGGAACTAACATGTCCGAAGACTTTTTATTCAGTGATGAGGAAATTGAAGAAGTCGAGCAAGATAGCCTTGGAACTTGGAAAATCCTCATTGTTGATGATGAACCAGAAGTCCATGCTGTGACGAAACTCGCGCTTAGTGATTTTGAGTTCCAAGAAAAACGGCTGGAGTTTATCAGTGCCTACTCAGGCAGCGAAGCGAAACAGCTAATTAATCAGCACCCAGATGCAGCCATTGTGCTACTCGATGTGGTTATGGAAACCGATGATGCCGGCTTGAAGGTTGCAGAGTACATCCGCCATGAAGCCAAAAACCATCATGTGCGCATTATTCTCAGAACAGGTCAGCCTGGCCAGGCGCCAGAGCGCCAAGTCATCGTTAATTACGATATCAACGATTACAAGTCGAAAACTGAACTGACAGCGCAAAAGCTGTTCACCGTAGTGATGTCCAGCCTGCGCTCGTATCGTGATATTTTAGCCATCGAGCAATCGCGCCAGGGGCTGGAAAAAATTATCACTGCTTCGCGAGATATATTTGCTTCCCACTCCATGGAAACCTTTATTCACGGAGTAATTCAGCAGCTCACTTCCTTACTCGGCTCAGTTGATAAGGCCATGTATGCGACCTCTTTAGTGGCCAGCAGTGAGCAAAAGGATGCGAAAAACTTAGTGGTTTTTGCCGGTCAGGGGGAGTTTGAACAAAGTGAGGGTAAATCTCTA
This window harbors:
- the hemA gene encoding glutamyl-tRNA reductase gives rise to the protein MTIVALGINHKTASVDLRERVAFSPEQLDRALRQLTMQDEFAESVIVSTCNRTEIYCSLESGTPEQVLQWLAQFHQLDSKELAENVYSFDHSQAIYHLMKVACGLDSLVLGEPQILGQIKQAYASAKKNGGVGVLFERLFQKTFSVAKQVRTETNIGASAVSVAYAAVNLAKHIYGKLDNTRVLLIGAGETIELVARHIHQHSPQSMTVANRTIDRARNLADEFAAGVISLAQLPEQLPQADIVISSTASTLPIIGKGVIEQALKKRKNKPMLLIDIAVPRDIESQVAELDNAYLYSVDDLQAIVSENMATREQAAKEAEQIITARVSEFDNWLKSLDSVGLIRDYRNDVTQTKEQLLERAMAQLASGKEPEKIMVELANKLTNRLMHAPTKAIKDAAEKGEVGQLAQMQKMLGINQE
- the prfA gene encoding peptide chain release factor 1, producing MKESVYRKLETLVERYEEVQALLSDPEVIGDQDRFRALSKEYAELEEVAKAFTGYQQAQEDVGTAQEMLKDSDPDMREMAQEEYKEAKAQVESLEEQLQVLMLPRDPRDNNNVFLEVRAGTGGDEAAIFAGDLFRMYSRYAETQKWQVELVSANEGEHGGYKEVIANIKGDGVYGKLKFESGAHRVQRVPETESQGRVHTSACTVAVMPEIPEAEAIEINTADIKVDTFRASGAGGQHVNKTDSAIRITHIPTGVVVECQDERSQHKNRAKAMSVLAARLEQAETEKRQAEEASQRRNLVGSGDRSERIRTYNYPQGRITDHRINLTLYRLNEVVAGDLGAVIDPLLIEHQADLLAAMGDD
- the prmC gene encoding peptide chain release factor N(5)-glutamine methyltransferase → MSSSTIDAVLRNAATALADSSESPRLDAQVLLLHVLRKPRSYLFAWGDKALEERQLREFEKLLSQRLQGVPVAHLTGTREFWSLPLAVNSSTLIPRPDTETLVEQALALDLPENAQVLDLGTGTGAIALALASERQQWQVQGVDASADAVTLAMHNQQSLGIANVRIYQSDWFSAIAAQRFDLIVSNPPYIDESDPHLSVGDVRYEPLSALVANDNGLADIDHIIAQARAYLHPGATLMLEHGFEQGQAVRQLLTNYGYVNARTVVDLGQNERITLAEYTT